The following coding sequences lie in one Arachis ipaensis cultivar K30076 chromosome B03, Araip1.1, whole genome shotgun sequence genomic window:
- the LOC107629655 gene encoding zinc finger CCCH domain-containing protein 53 isoform X2, translating into MDGYEATRIVFSRIQSMDPENASKIMGLLLIQDHGEKEMIRLAFGPEALLHSVISKARKDLGLPSNSPPTPSTPPSPSPFLSASTNPVNISRQNSTSSSSRLGSGMNLPPALTIPNPSSSSSASWAAMSDLQNPEDLMSPNNLVVGSSSTTSSSLPFYANGGSDPIDEYQLQDQLSFLNDGSPNSTLAAAACGGSHHNKSHDLFYPHSDMASSPTGAGDPSLFPSYGWGGPLHRRSCSVNDACLASEDPNSGFGWKPCLYFARGYCKNGTSCRFLHGGGLGEADGAAAAAMVGSPSKIEMMEQCHELLRSKTAQQQRLQLMASSSFPYSSKCMNFLLQQQQQQQQNDTQRAAAAALMMSEDLHKFGRSRLERSDFSLNSPGMVNPASRQIYLTFPADSTFREEDVSNYFSIYGPVQDVRIPYQQKRMFGFVTFVYPETVKLILSKGNPHFVCDARVLVKPYKEKGKVPDKKQQQQVDRDFSPCGTPTGLDARDQYDLQLGGRMFYNTQDMLWRRKMEEQADLQQALELQSRRLMGLQLLDIKKQHHHRALSAGSPIPSPTHSPNMFNQTLVHHSFHGTPDSPEENGSASAPSSTAPVSVIGQQTVNISVGKEVGTNNGENGYSEGNGNGKQSSSHEDSDLQECLEHNLPDSPFASPTKAAVGDYMAAFNNGPNEAIDADPSASSANSKFGTSSLLPSASALDMGSFKSFNCQIPRFSSGHGTIGMLAGTGGAIGI; encoded by the exons ATGGATGGTTACGAAGCAACTAGGATAGTGTTCTCAAGGATCCAAAGCATGGACCCTGAAAACGCTTCAAAAATCATGGGTCTTCTTCTGATTCAAGACCATGGTGAGAAGGAGATGATTAGGTTAGCATTTGGACCAGAAGCTTTACTTCACTCTGTGATTTCCAAAGCTAGAAAAGACTTAGGTTTACCTTCAAACTCTCCTCCTACACCTTCAACTCCACCATCTCCATCACCTTTTCTTTCAGCTTCTACCAACCCGGTTAACATTTCAAGGCAGAactcaacttcttcttcttcaaggctTGGTAGTGGGATGAACCTTCCACCTGCTCTAACCATACCaaacccttcttcttcttcttcagcttcttGGGCTGCCATGTCTGACCTTCAAAACCCTGAGGACTTGATGAGTCCTAACAACTTGGTTGTTGGTTCTTCTTCCACAACTTCATCTTCTCTACCCTTTTATGCAAATGGAGGGTCAGATCCAATTGATGAGTACCAGTTACAGGACCAGCTTTCATTCTTGAATGATGGTTCTCCAAATTCTACTCTTGCTGCGGCTGCTTGTGGTGGTTCACACCATAACAAGAGCCATGATTTGTTCTACCCTCACTCAGACATGGCTTCTAGTCCTACTGGTGCTGGTGACCCCTCTTTGTTCCCTTCTTATGGCTGGGGAGGGCCTCTTCATAGGAGAAGTTGTTCAGTGAATGATGCTTGTTTGGCTTCGGAGGATCCCAATTCCGGGTTTGGTTGGAAGCCTTGTCTTTACTTTGCTAGAGGGTACTGCAAGAATGGCACTAGCTGCAGGTTCCTCCATGGTGGTGGACTTGGAGAAGCTGATGGTGCTGCTGCTGCTGCAATGGTTGGTTCTCCAAGCAAGATTGAGATGATGGAGCAGTGTCATGAACTTCTCAGATCTAAaactgctcagcaacaaagactTCAACTCATGGCATCTTCAAGCTTTCCTTACTCTTCAAAGTGCATGAATTTCCTCTTacaacaacagcagcagcagcagcaaaatGATACTCAAAG GGCTGCGGCTGCGGCTTTGATGATGAGCGAGGACTTACACAAATTCGGAAGATCGAGGCTTGAAAGGAGTGATTTCTCTTTGAACAGCCCTGGCATGGTCAACCCAGCTTCCAGGCAGATCTATTTGACTTTCCCAGCTGACAGCACTTTCAGAGAGGAAGATGTTTCCAACTACTTCAG CATTTATGGGCCAGTTCAAGATGTGAGAATCCCATACCAGCAGAAGCGCATGTTCGGATTTGTTACATTCGTTTATCCGGAGACTGTGAAGCTCATTCTCTCAAAAGGGAACCCTCATTTTGTGTGTGATGCAAGAGTGCTTGTTAAGCCTTACAAGGAGAAGGGCAAAGTTCCAGACAA GAAGCAACAGCAACAGGTAGATAGGGATTTTTCACCTTGTGGCACTCCTACTGGACTAGATGCTAGAGACCAATATGATCTCCAACTAG GAGGGAGAATGTTCTACAACACTCAAGACATGCTTTGGAGGAGGAAGATGGAGGAGCAGGCTGATTTGCAGCAAGCTCTTGAGCTCCAAAGTAGGAGGTTGATGGGTCTGCAGCTCCTTGACATCAAGAAGCAGCACCATCATCGCGCCCTCTCCGCCGGAAGTCCGATACCATCCCCAACACACTCTCCTAACATGTTCAACCAAACCCTTGTTCATCATTCGTTTCACGGCACCCCGGATTCGCCGGAGG AGAATGGATCAGCTTCTGCTCCAAGTAGCACGGCACCGGTTTCGGTTATTGGTCAACAGACAGTCAACATATCTGTTGGCAAGGAAGTTGGAACCAATAATGGAGAGAATGGATATAGTGAAGGCAATGGCAATGGCAAGCAAAGTTCAAGTCATGAAGACAGTGATCTACAAGAATG TTTGGAGCATAATCTCCCTGATAGCCCTTTTGCTTCACCTACAAAAGCTGCTGTTGGAGATTACATGGCTGCCTTCAACAATGGACCTAATGAGGCCATTGATGCAGATCCCTCAGCTTCTTCTGCCAACTCCAAATTTGGAACTAGCTCTCTACTTCCATCAGCATCTGCTCTTGACATGGGTTCATTCAAATCCTTTAACTGCCAAATACCTAG GTTCTCTTCTGGCCATGGAACTATTGGGATGTTAGCCGGGACCGGCGGCGCCATCGGCATTTAG
- the LOC107632526 gene encoding putative calcium-transporting ATPase 11, plasma membrane-type yields MERYLRDNFYVQPKRPTSDALRRWRSAVAVVKNPRRRFRMVANLAERADAEQKRKKSQEKVRVALYVQKAALQFISAGNRSSEYMLSKEVQEAGFGIEPDELAEIVHSHDTKSLERNEGVEGLAKRVCVSLQDGIHSQDISHRQKIFGCNQYTEKPQRSFWMFVWDAMQDLTLMILIVCAVISVGVGISTEGFPKGMYDGVGIILCILLVVFVTSISDYRQSLQFKDLDKEKKNVRIQVTREGKRQKVSIYELVVGDIVHLSIGDVIPADGIFISGFSLLIDESSLSGESEAVHVDHEKPFLLSGTSVQDGSAKMLVTSVGMRTEWGKLMDTLNEGGDDETPLQVKLNGVATIIGKIGLGFAVLTFLVLTGRYLLDKVKHHEIAHWSMDDASKLLNFFATAVIIIVVAVPEGLPLAVTLSLAFAMKKLMNDKALVRHLSACETMGSAGCICTDKTGTLTTNHMVVDKIWICEQTKAIKKGDGESVLKNFVPEEIFDLFLQSIFQNTGSEIVKGEDGKNKVMGTPTETALLECGLMLGGDSKSYNDKYKIMKVEPFNSERKKMSVLVALPDGTINKSRAFCKGASEIVLKNCNKVINADGKVVDLNEEQRKSIIEVIDGFACEALRTLGIAFKDMEGSSSESNGIPEDNYTFVAIIGIKDPVRPGVKEAVKTCLEAGINVRMVTGDNINTAKAIAKECGILTDGIAIEGPEFRNKSQQELEEIIPKLQVMARSLPLDKHKLVTHLRNDFNEVVAVTGDGTNDAPALHEADIGLAMGIAGTEVAKENADVIVMDDNFATIVNVAKWGRSVYINIQKFVQFQLTVNVVALMLNFVSACVSGSAPLTAVQMLWVNMIMDTLGALALATEPPHGGLMKRPPIGKDTKFITPVMWRNIIGQSIYQTIVLLLLKFRGKQILKLSDSDSTLLNTVIFNAFVFCQVFNEINSRDMEKINVVRGMLSSWVFLVVIASTVTFQVVIVEFLGTFAQTVPLSKDLWLFSVLIGAVSLVIAVVLKCIPVGTTDSHYQPASHDGYEQLPSGPDMA; encoded by the exons ATGGAGAGGTACCTCAGAGACAACTTTTACGTTCAGCCCAAGCGCCCTACCTCCGACGCCCTCCGCCGATGGAGGTCCGCCGTCGCCGTCGTCAAGAACCCCCGCCGCCGATTCCGTATGGTCGCCAATCTCGCCGAACGCGCCGACGCCGAACAGAAGCGCAAGAAGAGTCAG GAAAAGGTCAGGGTGGCTCTCTATGTGCAAAAAGCAGCATTGCAATTCATTAGCG CTGGAAACCGTAGTTCTGAGTACATGCTCTCCAAAGAGGTACAAGAAGCGGGTTTTGGAATTGAGCCAGATGAATTAGCGGAAATTGTTCATTCTCATGACACCAAATCTTTGGAGCGCAATGAAGGAGTTGAAGGTTTAGCTAAGCGTGTTTGTGTGTCTCTTCAAGATGGTATTCATTCACAGGATATTTCACACAGACAGAAGATCTTCGGTTGTAATCAGTACACAGAGAAGCCGCAAAGAAGCTTCTGGATGTTTGTTTGGGATGCAATGCAAGATTTGACACTCATGATCCTCATTGTCTGTGCTGTGATTTCAGTAGGTGTTGGAATATCAACGGAAGGTTTTCCAAAAGGTATGTATGATGGAGTTGGAATTATACTTTGCATTCTGTTAGTGGTGTTTGTCACTTCAATCAGTGACTACAGACAGAGTTTGCAATTCAAAGATTTggataaagaaaagaagaatgtcaGAATCCAAGTCACAAGAGAGGGTAAAAGACAGAAGGTTTCGATTTATGAACTTGTGGTGGGAGACATAGTTCATCTTTCAATAGGAGATGTAATCCCTGCAGATGGAATTTTCATATCAGGTTTCAGCTTGTTGATTGATGAATCAAGCTTATCCGGTGAGAGTGAAGCAGTGCATGTTGATCATGAGAAGCCTTTTCTTCTATCAGGGACATCCGTTCAAGATGGTTCTGCAAAGATGCTAGTGACTTCTGTTGGTATGAGAACTGAATGGGGAAAATTGATGGATACTTTGAATGAAGGAGGTGATGACGAGACACCACTTCAGGTCAAGCTCAATGGTGTTGCCACAATTATAGGAAAGATAGGACTTGGTTTTGCAGTCCTAACATTCCTGGTTTTGACTGGAAGGTACTTGTTGGATAAAGTAAAACATCATGAGATTGCTCATTGGTCCATGGATGATGCATCAAAGCTTCTCAATTTCTTTGCCACTGCTGTGATCATAATTGTTGTGGCAGTTCCTGAGGGACTTCCTTTGGCAGTCACACTAAGCCTTGCGTTTGCAATGAAGAAACTTATGAATGATAAGGCACTTGTAAGGCACCTTTCGGCATGCGAAACGATGGGCTCGGCCGGCTGTATCTGCACGGATAAGACAGGAACCTTGACAACAAATCACATGGTTGTTGACAAGATATGGATATGTGAACAAACCAAGGCAATAAAAAAGGGTGATGGTGAGAGTGTCTTGAAGAATTTTGTTCCTGAAGAGATATTTGATCTCTTTCTGCAGTCTATATTTCAGAACACAGGCTCTGAGATTGTCAAAGGGGAAGATGGTAAGAACAAGGTCATGGGAACTCCCACGGAAACGGCATTGTTGGAATGCGGATTGATGTTGGGAGGTGATTCTAAATCTTACAATGACAAGTACAAGATAATGAAGGTTGAGCCTTTCAATTCTGAGAGAAAAAAGATGTCTGTGCTTGTGGCCCTTCCTGATGGCACCATCAACAAGTCTAGAGCATTTTGTAAAGGAGCATCAGAAATAGTTCTCAAGAATTGTAACAAGGTTATTAATGCAGATGGGAAAGTGGTGGACTTGAATGAAGAACAGAGAAAGAGCATCATAGAAGTAATAGATGGTTTTGCTTGTGAGGCTCTGAGAACACTCGGCATTGCCTTCAAGGATATGGAAGGATCTTCTTCTGAAAGTAATGGCATCCCTGAGGATAACTACACATTCGTAGCAATTATTGGAATCAAGGATCCAGTGAGACCTGGAGTTAAAGAAGCTGTGAAGACTTGTTTAGAAGCTGGAATCAATGTTAGAATGGTAACTGGTGATAACATAAATACTGCTAAAGCCATTGCTAAAGAATGTGGCATCTTGACAGATGGAATTGCTATTGAGGGACCAGAATTCAGGAATAAAAGCCAGCAGGAGTTGGAGGAGATCATACCAAAACTACAG GTGATGGCTAGGTCCCTGCCTCTTGACAAGCACAAATTAGTAACCCATTTGAGGAATGATTTTAATGAAGTTGTGGCAGTGACAGGTGATGGGACCAATGATGCTCCAGCATTACATGAGGCTGATATTGGACTCGCCATGGGTATTGCAGGGACAGAG GTTGCAAAAGAGAATGCGGATGTGATTGTAATGGACGACAACTTTGCCACCATAGTGAATGTTGCCAAATGGGGTCGTTCTGTTTATATAAACATACAAAAGTTTGTTCAGTTCCAATTAACAGTCAACGTTGTAGCTCTCATGCTAAATTTTGTTTCAGCATGTGTCTCAG GCTCTGCTCCTCTTACCGCTGTTCAAATGCTTTGGGTGAACATGATCATGGACACACTTGGCGCATTGGCATTGGCTACTGAACCTCCCCATGGTGGACTCATGAAGAGGCCACCTATTGGAAAGGACACCAAATTCATAACCCCTGTCATGTGGAGGAACATAATTGGTCAGAGTATTTATCAAACTATTGTCCTGTTGCTACTCAAATTTCGCGGCAAACAGATTCTCAAGCTCAGTGATTCTGATTCTACCCTACTCAATACTGTCATATTCAACGCCTTTGTGTTTTGCCAG GTGTTCAACGAGATAAATAGCCGTGACATGGAAAAGATAAATGTTGTAAGAGGCATGTTGAGCAGCTGGGTATTCCTTGTGGTGATAGCATCAACAGTAACATTTCAAGTGGTAATAGTTGAGTTTTTAGGAACATTTGCACAAACAGTGCCACTGAGTAAGGACTTGTGGTTATTCAGCGTGTTGATTGGTGCGGTTAGTTTAGTGATAGCTGTTGTCCTAAAATGCATTCCTGTTGGTACCACTGACTCTCATTATCAACCTGCTTCTCATGATGGCTACGAGCAGCTACCAAGTGGACCTGACATGGCATGA
- the LOC107629655 gene encoding zinc finger CCCH domain-containing protein 53 isoform X1 codes for MDGYEATRIVFSRIQSMDPENASKIMGLLLIQDHGEKEMIRLAFGPEALLHSVISKARKDLGLPSNSPPTPSTPPSPSPFLSASTNPVNISRQNSTSSSSRLGSGMNLPPALTIPNPSSSSSASWAAMSDLQNPEDLMSPNNLVVGSSSTTSSSLPFYANGGSDPIDEYQLQDQLSFLNDGSPNSTLAAAACGGSHHNKSHDLFYPHSDMASSPTGAGDPSLFPSYGWGGPLHRRSCSVNDACLASEDPNSGFGWKPCLYFARGYCKNGTSCRFLHGGGLGEADGAAAAAMVGSPSKIEMMEQCHELLRSKTAQQQRLQLMASSSFPYSSKCMNFLLQQQQQQQQNDTQRAAAAALMMSEDLHKFGRSRLERSDFSLNSPGMVNPASRQIYLTFPADSTFREEDVSNYFSIYGPVQDVRIPYQQKRMFGFVTFVYPETVKLILSKGNPHFVCDARVLVKPYKEKGKVPDKYRKQQQQVDRDFSPCGTPTGLDARDQYDLQLGGRMFYNTQDMLWRRKMEEQADLQQALELQSRRLMGLQLLDIKKQHHHRALSAGSPIPSPTHSPNMFNQTLVHHSFHGTPDSPEENGSASAPSSTAPVSVIGQQTVNISVGKEVGTNNGENGYSEGNGNGKQSSSHEDSDLQECLEHNLPDSPFASPTKAAVGDYMAAFNNGPNEAIDADPSASSANSKFGTSSLLPSASALDMGSFKSFNCQIPRFSSGHGTIGMLAGTGGAIGI; via the exons ATGGATGGTTACGAAGCAACTAGGATAGTGTTCTCAAGGATCCAAAGCATGGACCCTGAAAACGCTTCAAAAATCATGGGTCTTCTTCTGATTCAAGACCATGGTGAGAAGGAGATGATTAGGTTAGCATTTGGACCAGAAGCTTTACTTCACTCTGTGATTTCCAAAGCTAGAAAAGACTTAGGTTTACCTTCAAACTCTCCTCCTACACCTTCAACTCCACCATCTCCATCACCTTTTCTTTCAGCTTCTACCAACCCGGTTAACATTTCAAGGCAGAactcaacttcttcttcttcaaggctTGGTAGTGGGATGAACCTTCCACCTGCTCTAACCATACCaaacccttcttcttcttcttcagcttcttGGGCTGCCATGTCTGACCTTCAAAACCCTGAGGACTTGATGAGTCCTAACAACTTGGTTGTTGGTTCTTCTTCCACAACTTCATCTTCTCTACCCTTTTATGCAAATGGAGGGTCAGATCCAATTGATGAGTACCAGTTACAGGACCAGCTTTCATTCTTGAATGATGGTTCTCCAAATTCTACTCTTGCTGCGGCTGCTTGTGGTGGTTCACACCATAACAAGAGCCATGATTTGTTCTACCCTCACTCAGACATGGCTTCTAGTCCTACTGGTGCTGGTGACCCCTCTTTGTTCCCTTCTTATGGCTGGGGAGGGCCTCTTCATAGGAGAAGTTGTTCAGTGAATGATGCTTGTTTGGCTTCGGAGGATCCCAATTCCGGGTTTGGTTGGAAGCCTTGTCTTTACTTTGCTAGAGGGTACTGCAAGAATGGCACTAGCTGCAGGTTCCTCCATGGTGGTGGACTTGGAGAAGCTGATGGTGCTGCTGCTGCTGCAATGGTTGGTTCTCCAAGCAAGATTGAGATGATGGAGCAGTGTCATGAACTTCTCAGATCTAAaactgctcagcaacaaagactTCAACTCATGGCATCTTCAAGCTTTCCTTACTCTTCAAAGTGCATGAATTTCCTCTTacaacaacagcagcagcagcagcaaaatGATACTCAAAG GGCTGCGGCTGCGGCTTTGATGATGAGCGAGGACTTACACAAATTCGGAAGATCGAGGCTTGAAAGGAGTGATTTCTCTTTGAACAGCCCTGGCATGGTCAACCCAGCTTCCAGGCAGATCTATTTGACTTTCCCAGCTGACAGCACTTTCAGAGAGGAAGATGTTTCCAACTACTTCAG CATTTATGGGCCAGTTCAAGATGTGAGAATCCCATACCAGCAGAAGCGCATGTTCGGATTTGTTACATTCGTTTATCCGGAGACTGTGAAGCTCATTCTCTCAAAAGGGAACCCTCATTTTGTGTGTGATGCAAGAGTGCTTGTTAAGCCTTACAAGGAGAAGGGCAAAGTTCCAGACAAGTACAG GAAGCAACAGCAACAGGTAGATAGGGATTTTTCACCTTGTGGCACTCCTACTGGACTAGATGCTAGAGACCAATATGATCTCCAACTAG GAGGGAGAATGTTCTACAACACTCAAGACATGCTTTGGAGGAGGAAGATGGAGGAGCAGGCTGATTTGCAGCAAGCTCTTGAGCTCCAAAGTAGGAGGTTGATGGGTCTGCAGCTCCTTGACATCAAGAAGCAGCACCATCATCGCGCCCTCTCCGCCGGAAGTCCGATACCATCCCCAACACACTCTCCTAACATGTTCAACCAAACCCTTGTTCATCATTCGTTTCACGGCACCCCGGATTCGCCGGAGG AGAATGGATCAGCTTCTGCTCCAAGTAGCACGGCACCGGTTTCGGTTATTGGTCAACAGACAGTCAACATATCTGTTGGCAAGGAAGTTGGAACCAATAATGGAGAGAATGGATATAGTGAAGGCAATGGCAATGGCAAGCAAAGTTCAAGTCATGAAGACAGTGATCTACAAGAATG TTTGGAGCATAATCTCCCTGATAGCCCTTTTGCTTCACCTACAAAAGCTGCTGTTGGAGATTACATGGCTGCCTTCAACAATGGACCTAATGAGGCCATTGATGCAGATCCCTCAGCTTCTTCTGCCAACTCCAAATTTGGAACTAGCTCTCTACTTCCATCAGCATCTGCTCTTGACATGGGTTCATTCAAATCCTTTAACTGCCAAATACCTAG GTTCTCTTCTGGCCATGGAACTATTGGGATGTTAGCCGGGACCGGCGGCGCCATCGGCATTTAG